The following DNA comes from Athene noctua chromosome 1, bAthNoc1.hap1.1, whole genome shotgun sequence.
TGTTATAGGGCTTTTCTAGTCACAGTGTTAGCAGGTTTTCCCTGGGATCTCCCTGAAACTTTCTCGCTGCAACCAAGATGTGTTATGTCTTTTTATCACCACAGACATGAAGATGTGATTAGTTCCTACATCTCTGCAGCCAGCTTTTGTACACATGAAGGCTATTGCTATGTTTCCTCTCAGGCTTTCTCTATTTTACTGTGAAGAAGCCTCATTTTTTCAAAACCCAGGGCCTCATGCACAAGAATCTCTTGCCCAGATATATCATCTTGGACTAGGCCTAAGCAATGTCCTACCTTTTTATTCTTCATATCAGTCCTTTTCGAAGCTGCAAAGTGATTGCACTCTACTTAAcatccttcctttcttccttttcttcccaggaCTGGCTTTTCCTTGAAAGCTGAGGAAGCCTGAGCACTAGAAGATAGCTTAGAGCATCTCCTTCCACTACCCATGGTAAATGCCAGCTCTTGCCAAAGACAGCAGTGTTTGCTTGCCATGAGGAGTCCTGGTATTTTAAAATCCACCAGTTTActcagcagctgtgtgctgtACCTCTTTCCTGGATTTTACAAGCTGTTCAAATTTTGTATGTGAAATTACACCCAAATAATTAGTCTACATTAAAAAAGTGtgctttaattctttcttttattgtaGGTCCTAGAGCTGGTTATGGGCTTTGGTAAGAAGTCAAGATGCAAGCAGATGTTTCACTCATGTCCTCTCAGCATGGCAGAGACACTGTTACAGAATGAGGAATGAATAAGAAGCCCTTGAGCCTTAGGCACCATAGGCACCATGGCACAGGATAAAAGGCTCTCTAGGAACCAATTTTGTTTGTAAAAGACAAATAAACTCTGATTGCGAAGTCCAAGGACAAAGCCTCTCATACTCTGCAGAATAATGACACTTCTTTTCTAAGCCCAGTCAtgttgcacacacacaaacatggaCTTTCATCACCCTCTTTCATGCTCATCTGTTAAATCAGCTGTGTCTGCTCTCAAGCTGCTACTTGGCTAGTAAAACCCAGCGACTACCACCATTGCCAGAGGGATGTCCTCCCCTCAGTAATCTCAACACCTATATAGTCCAGTCTGAGTTTTACCTCCGTCCTTAAGCTTCACTGAAGTAGAAGAATGCCGTTAGTATGAGTAAATCGGATTTGGGTAGCACCTAGGCCTGAGGTTATCCCTTTGAAGAGGGATGCTTCACCCTGATGGAGCACAGGGCATGCTACCAGTGAACGTGGGACAAGGGATTAGAAGGTACAAAAGAAATCCAGCGGACAGAAGTCAGGGAACTAACACTGAAGTAGGTTCGCTGAGGGTTTATGCAGGTGGAGACCATCAAGCTAGGGTAACTGACCTGCAGTCCTTCCCACGCACATTTACTGCCAACTGCAGCAATAccttgctgctgtgcagagctgcatTTCTAGTTTGTCAGCCTGGTTTGCTCACAGCACCTGCTGTATGACACTAGCCAGTACCAGCTCAAACCCCAAAAGATAAGCAGGAGGTGTCTGGTGAAGTTCAGTGTTCCTCAGACAACAGGGGAGCATAACAGATTGGAGGAGCCTCGGAAAGGCCATCAGGGCGGTTAGAGGCCTAGAGCACATGATGCACAGTAACAGGCTGAGGGGTCTGGGTTTGTTTGGCCAGGGACAGCTGGGGGATCTAACTGCAGTCTTCCACTGCCTAAACAGGGATTACAGCGAAGACAAGGCCAACCATTACCCAGAGGTGCCCACAGAAAGAAGATGAGGCAGTAGTCAGAGGCTGCAACAAGGAAAATTCCAATTGGACATGAGAAATTTTAGCCATGAGAGTGCTAAAGCACAGGAACAGGTGGCCCAGAGGGTAACAAAATCTCTGCTTCTGAAGTTTTTCAAAACTTGACTGACAAGACCCTGCACAACTTGCTCTAACTTTGATGTTAGCTCTGCTTTGAGTATGGGGTTTGACCAGATCACTTTCAGCTATCCCTTCCGTTGTAAATTTTACCATAATTTCTGTAACTAGGACTGAAGCTGAGAAGTTTTAAAGAAGAATATACAGAGGAATGCTACTCCACATACAAAAAAACACTAGAATGTGCTTGGAAACCTTACAGCACAGATCGTATCGTAGTACCTGAGTAGACTACGTTTGGGAAATCATGTGTTGAGTTAGCCTCTTTCTAAGAAAATTAGTATCTTAGCATCTAACTTGCCATTTATGAACCTCTAGGCCAGTGAAAGTCTTTTAATTAACCCCCTCTCCCTTCTCTACCTCTTCATGAGCCTTGACATAAGGTAGGTAAAATTTGTCACACATATTTGTTTAGGGACATTCACTCTCAAGTGAGACTCTGTCTTCATATAATACTTGTAAACTGActggaaggaattaaaaaaaaaaaaaaaaagaacaaaaaagaaagaatgttttattttaaatgctggtGTACATCAATATTGCACCTTACAGAAACACCTAGAACAAGTACACATGCAAGGAGCTTTCTGATCCTCAGCCGTACACAATCCAGAACATGATACAGAAAACAGTGAACATGCACTCTTTTTTTGATGAGCAGAACAGAAGTGTTAAAATTAAAGTGAAGTACAATCCACATAAAGCTAAACCCCATTTTAATTAGCTGCTGTGACCTAAGCAGGCAATTTTGTGGAACATGTGGTTAACACATGTCGAATACTCAACTTGTGTCTCAACTTTTAGCAAGCAAGCTTCCCTGCTTCCTTAATTTTCTAAATACATCTACAGGTAGATGCTAAACGGCTCTAGTAGTTACAAATTCCCTACTGAGCCAGCTGGCTGCAATATGAGGATTAACTGAAGTCCCATTCTTCCCACTTCCATCACGATTGGTGGAGGCTGATGTCTAGGAGCCTCTGGTGGAAGCACAAACAGACAGGAACCAAAATGGCAAtataaaaataaccaaacaagcaaacataAGACCCCACCGAGCAGCCATTTTGTTGGGGGAAAGCCCCTCATTGTACAAATTCAAAACAATACCAACAGTCCACATATATGTGCTTAAAGCCAGGAATAAACCAAAAAGAAGCAGCACCATAACTTTAAGGAATCAGCTCTCCAAACAAGTTTAGCAGATGtggctgaaaataaaataatagcttCCATCACAGAAACTGCACCTTGTTAGCTAACTGAAGGATCAAGAGTGACACCACTACAAATTTTTTCTCATGACCATTCTTACCCAGCGTAAGAACCTGGACAGTTTGGTATAGACACCATATTTGCCTTTCTTTGCACATCCTTCTCCCCAGCTAACAATTCCAGTAACAAAATAAGTATCCTTATATCTGGTTACATGGGGACCTCCACTGTCTCCTTGACAAGCATCTTTTTGCTCTGTTTCATAACCAGCACAGAACATGTTTTCTGTTATTGCAAAGTTAGTGGATTGCTTGCAAGTGTTCCTATCAACATAGGGGACTTCAAGCACTTTCAGTTTTTTGGATAGTCGTCCACCTTCAAATTCACGCCCAAAGCCACTAACCATCCCAGATTTCTGGTTCATCAGAACTTCATTAGCAAAGTCTGCTTCAGGGAGGCATGCTGCAATAACGTACTCCGAAAATGTTATCGGTTCCTTCAGCTTTATTAAGGCTATGTCATTATCATAAGTCTCGGCAATGTATTTGGAGTGAACAAGTATTTTGTCCACAGTATGCATCGTTTCAGactgttctttcttttctctgtccaCTTCACCTGTACAAGATTATTAAAAAGATCATTAATATGGAGATAGTATAAGAAATTAAGAACAAGCTCAATAAAGGAGGAGAGTAGTATACCCATTCCTAACACTTTGCCTAAGCCTTTATACCATACAAGCCGTAAATTGCAGTATTTATTAGCAACACCTGGATCAGTTTCGGTTTCGAGCTTCTGTCTATGGAGATTTTTGTTTACATAAAGGCATAAACTTATTCAGCTAAACTAATGCACCTTTGGGTGGAAACTCTCACAGGAGCTTGAGCCTGGCTTCTGTCAGGGAAGAGAAACTGGTCTGGGTCAAGACTAAAACAGTACAAATATAAAGTTGTGTTGATCTAGTATCATATCTTAGAAGTGAAGCAGTTATAATTTGAGTTCGTTTCTTCTTCCTCTAGTCAATGTGCAATAGCTTTCCTGAGTGTTCCTGCAGAAACAAATCCATACACTTCAGATGTGTCAGGAATGATAAGCTTTCTGAAAAAGCACTGCTCTGATGAACACAATGCTAGCCAACACTTCTAGAACATTTGTTCTTAATTACTTCCAACTAGCTGCAAAGAAGGGGAAGCACCATTATCACCTTCCACATCAGATGCCCCTGTTGTTACAAAGCAGGTTTCCCACAATTACAAGAAATCATAAGaagcaaaacaacagcaaaaaagtaACAAACCATAACAAAGTTACATGAATACATCTCACAGAAGATTTAAAGCAGAGAGCATTAGCTTGCAACACATGCTGAAACATCACAGCAGTAACCACTTACCAACAACAACTTTGATTTCTTTAGATTGGTTCATGCAATGAGCTGCAGTAAGTACAAAAATTTCATTCAAAATAGTTCCACCGCAAAACTCTTCCCCTTCCTCGTTTAACAAAACAGCCTGCAAAAGAGAGCAGGTCAGTGCAGAATTAATGAGAGCAGTTTAACTTCAATGAGCTATAAATAGGTAATTGATTTCTCTGCACACTATATATATGCTTATTACTACAACATGTACTACTCTGCAGGTGTCTCCTAGTATTggacacacacatgcatatgctACAGACTGGCATGTACTGCTACAGAGTCAACTGCATTTACCTGATGTACACGTTTGGCTTCCATGTCACCTCACTCACAGTGCTCAGTAATGTCTTTTAGGAACAAGACACTGATTGAGCAGGGAGAGTGCTGCCCCCAAATCACTTCAATTCCTTGGATTTACCACCCCAAAGAATTCCTGTCCAAGTTCTGTTCACCCCGCCCTTAGTGTTCTGAATACAGAAACTCATTTTGGCTGGTCCAAACTCAATAGAAAAACTTAGATATGAAGATGTATTTGTGAAGCACACGCATGCTTTACCTGATAAGGTCTCAGATATACTAGCAGAACTGGAACATAACCTGCAAAAGTGACACTGGTAGGCCAGCATGACGCAAAAGCCCTCTCTAGTGACAAGTTAAGCAACACCATCTAAAATTGCACAAAGcctttcattttgacattttaaggCCGCAGTTTGCAGAACAGCACATCTAAGTGCCTTGGTTCACACGATTCAGCTGCCTCCAGCTACAAACAGCATACCACATGGGTAACATCCAGAAGGCAGACAGGTTAAATGAACAATTGCACACTTCCCCTCAGAAACGTGTTCTGCTTACATGCAGAGCACAAATACCAGATTTACCTGCCATGGACATTCACCAAGACGACACTCATCACCACCTACTATCCTGGTATTGACATACGGAGTCTTGCCACTTGTTCCATTGCCAGGACGGATGGTTGGGCTTTCTGTGGTAATAATGACGTCCTCCTCCAAAGTTGTTTCATTTGTGGGAGGGCCATCTTGATCACTAGTTACATTGCCATTATCAATGGGTAAaaaaactgaccttttttttcttttcacataaaCTTTTCCACAAGGATACTTTACTGTAAAGACAAGAACATTAGAATTGGAGATGGACAGAAACACCAACACAAGAAGAAACTCCTTGGCAACACCGTCTCACAATTTTTGAAAACACTAGCAAAAATTTGGCAGATGCAACAAAGGAAGACCAGAtggtttggaaaataaaaaacattttgtagTCCTAAAACTTGTCCAGAGGTTCAGTCTCTGGACTGTTTCAAAGTATTTAAAACATCAATTCTTCACATTGCTATATTCATGTACTTGCTCTTACTAAAACCATCTTAATTAGGAAACTGagtgaagtgttttattttaggaATAATATGGCTCATAACAGCAATTTATTATTAGTTATAAACTATATAAAAACTGACATCATGAGTATATTGTTGACTTATCCCTCTCCCCAGGTTTGTTGAAATACAACAAAAATCTACAAATGTAAATAGCATTAATTGCAATTATTTAATGTGATCGGTTACTATTTGATTAGATTAACTgaaaactgaagtagaaaagtTTTTGCAAGCTGCTATTTTATATGGAATATAAGTGTTTAAGTAAATGAGATATAACTGCAATCACTCTTCTCCTGTTAACAGCAGAGTTTACTCAGGTAATTCTGTGAGAGGCATCTTGCAAAGGATTCCAGATCAGCTAGATTTTGACAAGTCCATTACATCACCTCCCTCATGGAAGGCTTTGAAAATACAAATCAGCTGACCTCAGTGTTAAATCTATGTCATGTAGAATCTGATGGTTCAAAAGACATTCTTTAACTGTGAAACAAGTCTCACCACCATTGCTACCAGTTTATTACATGGCTTCATACCTGATGAAACACAGCGTTTGCCATCCTCTGCTAGAACATACCCTTGTGCACAGGAACACAAAACATCCTTCTGTACACTTTTCTTGATGCTGCAGAACTGCTCACAGTCACCATTGTTTATTTTGCAGTACTTTGGTATGACTATAAAGATATTTGGAGAAAAACTGTAAATAAACAGTGACTTCACAGAAGATCTCGAAGTTCACCAAATTAAACTGTACTATTTAAACAAGATCTGTATCTCCATCTGTAAAACACCTGAAGCACTTCTTAGTAATAACATGAGTGGCTAACATTAGCTTATGTCTTACAAAGCAGTCACATCTACCGCATGAAACATACTTGGCAAGCCCAAGTGGTCCCAGTGGCTGTGTCATGGTGAGCTtaaaaaagcagagacaaaatgaCAGTGGAACTGAATAAACCACTAATAGAGTAATCCAGATACTGGTACACCCTCACGCaattcctccctcctgccttaaAAAACTCAACTCCCCATGACTCTCCTCAGTCCTGTGTCTGAAGTTCAGTTCCACACCCTGCACTCCTAATTCTGGCCTACCAATACATGACCCAGTGACATCATTAGGGTAGTAGCTGTATGCCACAGAAGTGAGACTCGGGAAGGTTTTATATGCAAAAAATGATTCCTTGCAATGTTGAAAAAGTCTCTGAATTGTCTACTGAAATCTGCTTTCTTTGGTTTTTACGGCTAAGAGCATAGCAGAGAGGCTGTACTTCTGAGCTTGGAATAAAGGCTCTTTTCTATCAGTCATAAAAGTCCTATACTGCTTAGTTTTTATCATCATGTTTTGGGGATTCAAGCACATGTAAAGAGGGGTCTCTTTGGGGCAAGTGTAATTTCAGAGCATTCACTAATTCTATGCAGCTGTAGAGCCAGCAAGGCTTCATGTTTCTGGCACAGTCCTCCAGCTCACTGTTGACTGCCATCTTATTCTATGTATTTTTCCAAGAAGCAAATAATGCTGGTTAAGAAAGAGTTAACCCTCTATGTTTCAGCTCCCTGGGAAATTCACTGTCACAGTTCTCTAAAGCAGAAACCTACCAAATTCACAGTTCTTGCCTTGGTAACCATCCAAGCATGAGCAAGTGTAGGAACCAATTCCATCTTTACAATGTCCACCATAGTGACAAGGATTTGAACTGCACTGGTTCCCATCtacagaaacaaacacacaaaaataaattgtaaGAGTGTAAGCATTTTCAGTGAACTCTGAAAGACTGTTAGTGTTAATAAGCAATCTTTCATCCTTCCTTTCAAAATGTCTGTCCTGCAAGTTGCCACATTCCAGATGGAACAAAGAGTATAAATGCAATCATTGCAAACCAGCAATGATTCACACACATATCCTCAGTTCTGCAATCTGTTTTTGGTGGCTACTATATGACAGTGCATACACAAGCCTTTATATGTAGGAAGATAAACTAATAAATACATCATGGTCAGAGTATATATAATTTACAGTGAAGGCTATAAAAATAGACAGGACATTTCTACATTGCAACCACTGTGTAAAGGTATTAACCTCCTGCATTTCATTACAATTTCTGCAAAATAATGACAActcaacttttatttctttagaggTCATCTCATCCCTTGTTCATGTCTTTTGCCTGCAGTGCTGTTCATTTAAAGCAAAAGACACCAGCATATTAATCAGaaggtaaaacaaacaaacaaaagccttaCAAAGCCCTGCTAAATTCATGTGTGCAGGCCACATTCCTGGTTTGTGCTGCTTAGAGTACCAAAATATTCCCATTGCATCTCTTGAAGTATAAGCCTGAGCTTCAAAAAATTAGCTCTTACCTCACACTCTCCACATCTACGCTGGGATCTCACACATTCGAAAGGTAGTTGTGCAgccttccttcctttctgtaaCCTGGACACAACTGGCTGACCTGATCCCAGGGCCATGGGCACACGTATCTCATAAACTCAGTTACATGTAGGACGGTGAGGCTGCACTGTGTTTGGAGACATATTCCACATAGCAGGCCTTTCTCCCATCCCCTCAAAGGCATCTCACTCCTGTACTGATGCTCACTGTCATGGTCTCTCTCATTTAGTGACCTGCTGTAACAAATAACGTGTTTCCATCACAGGGTTCCTGCTGGGCTCTTCTGCACTGTTTAATAAGAAAAGCTGGATATCCAGAGAAGTGACACTTGCTTAATAATTTGTTGCTTTAGATAACACACTCTTCAAATGCCTGTGTTTTACCACCTGTTCTGCCCCGGTTTGGAGCAGCTGGAAGAACAGCAATGCTCACAGAGAAGACAAGATGCAAGAAGCTGCTCATCCTAATGATCCAGCTTGCCACCTGCATGGTGGCTCTGGCCTGTGACCTCATCTGCTGCAGTTTTATCTGCCACAGGGAACATCTGCTGGTCTTTGTGTACTGCCCCCACACCTCAACATCCCTTCTGTACGTGCACGTGGCCAAAACCAACAGCACTCCAAACGCTGCGTCTGTGTGGTCCACCACAGAGGTGTTGAAGACAGATGTCCATCCTCAACAGAGGGAAGGCGAGACCACCACTTACCAAAAGAAAGGCAGACTCGAGgcctgcagcacagctcctggtTTCTGTCTCCTCTGCAGTGCCAGAGAGCTCCATTCTGTAATGGTCTTAGCTAAGCAGCATCCTACTGTTAGAAACcatacttgtttatttttttcctacactgtAGTTGCTACTGTGGTAATGAGTTTTATATCAGTATTGCACAAAAGCAGTGACAATCCTCTACTAAAAAAGGAAGTGAGAATGAATTGTTCTAGTAACTTGGCTTGTGGTTTTCAGTACTTCTGAACACCAATAAAGCATTCGTGGACTGTGGTTTAAAATGTATGAAATTGGTATTTCCGCTAAGAGCACTGGCACTGATGTTCTGCTGCTTGTATGCTCGTGAGAAAATGGTTTGAAATTTTCCACTGTTCACTGCAACACTGACGCAGGCTTTGCTTGAAATTTCAGCCTATATGTTGCAGAATTCATCCCCTGCTTAGAGGATTGTGAAAGTCTGCATCTTCTTCCTGGCAACTGACTTCAATTTTCTGCAGATTCCAAAAGACAAAGCTGAGCTGTCTTTGGCCAACATTTTTGAGGTACACCTCCTAACATGCAAGCCGGACACACACTTTCAGAAGAACCCATTACCAGacattaatacattaaaaatctgTCCCTGCATAGTGATTACAATCATTAGAACCCTAATAAATACAACTCAAACctttaggaaaaaacagaaaagactgGTAGGTAGTATCTGCTAATCTACTGGCATGTCTTCATTGAAGGCCAAACAGTCCTGTAGAAAACACATCCCACAAAATGCTCTGTAATACAGGAATCAATAACATTCTGGATGGAGGGTGACATGAAACTGGCAAGCGACTCTGCAATACAGTTTAGTAACTTTGCTTTAGCTGCATCATTTAAATGCCACCCTCATCTATGACTCTTTGCATCTTGAATTCCCCCATCCGGGGCTGCCCCTCTGAAGGGCAAAAGACCTGCAAGTCACACGTCCAGTTTCTGCTTCTCACTGGCCTTTGCATGCAGAGGGCCACTATTCTTTTTTTTGAGAGGACAAAGATCATCCCAGCAATTGGAAGCAGCTGAACCTTGCCTTCAAATGAAGTGACTGGGCTCAAGCAACAGCAAGGCAGTAAATCAGATTCCTTCTTCAGAGGAAACACAAAGTGAGGGTGTTCCATGgtgagaagagaggaagaaaggtaGCAGGAAGTGGTTCCTTCAGAGGTGCATCCTTTTCAACCTAGCAGTAAGGAAACTTAATTCTCTAAACAAATGCAGAGTGTTTCTTACCTACATAGATGTTCCAGAATTCCTCCTACAGGTCGGTGTGGGAAAAGGGGGATAAACGGAGACAGAAAGAGTTAGATGAGAATTActgaattcttcagaaaaaatattaggGCTTTCATACAGACAATATTTGCAGCTAACAATTGTTAAATATTTAAGTTACAGGCACATACAGTGCCTTGCAGCCTGCTATTACCATTTAATAAATTAGAACCATATGATCCATCTATAGTGCCCAGCTCTACAGAAACAAGTCTCATGCATTTTCAAAAACTCCTTAGAGATTTCCCAGTGTGACTCACTCAGCATAAGGCACTTGATTTCTTGCATAACTGTATCTTTCCATCAGTTTTGACTGAATTGACTTACATTCCTGTAATGCCAAATTCTCAGTCTCCATCCCCCCTGTCCCATCAGTCAGGACTTTAGAAATCCtgaggtttaaaaatattttgtctggtTTGTGTTCTTCTCTCCCTTTGCACTGAGGACTCCAGGTATGCTGTCTGTCCAAGTCAGTCCTTCCCAGTGACATCTGGTCACCAGACAGAACAGGCTATGCTGGTTCTGCTGGAGATCAGCCAACTCTTATGCTCTGAATTACCCTGGTGATGCACCCATGACTCCTCATGCGGTCATCTCAGGGCCACTCCAATGGCCATCAAGTAACACTAAAGTGAAATGAATCTGGCCTTAACTCCAGCTTTAGGGCTGTTCTTAACAGCCACATAGCTACAGATGATGTTCCCAATTCCCTTCCACCACCAAGTCACTTGAAGTTTTCAAGTATCACCTTTTCTACTGACTCCAGCCCCCATAGCTGTCCCATCTCTTTAACTCTCCCTTGAGCTTGGgaacaaaatgcatttctgtCTGAAGTTAAGCAGTCTTCAGGGTAGGGCAGGTGACACAAGTCACACATACAAACTTCATTCCATGTGGGCAATTAAGGCAACATTAAGAACTGTCTACAGTATAGATTCTGTCAACTCAGATACTGAAAAAGAGAGCCACAAAATGATAAGCAGTGCAATGTTGCTTGAGGTAAGTTTGGCAACACTCTCCCATGAAGTTCCATGTCAGCATTCGCCTTCTCAACTGTCTCTCCACTTAAGAACTCTTGACTATAGTCATGATGCTCAGCTATGCCACCCAGATAGGGTGAACATATTTCCAACACAGGTAGTATCAAAGCATTTAAAGGTCAAATACCTCATAATGGCAATTAAACAGATCAAAACAGGTAAATGAATGGAAGTTTTAACGTGGGCTGGCCTTGCAAGAACTCAGTTAAGACTGTTACTATGTTTATGCCTTAGCAATTCCAACCACAGTCAAAACCactatttattttgtgttaagtGACTAAGAGTAACTTGTGAGACcttaatactattttttaaacatgaaatataTAGACCTGTGTTTCATATTAGTTCATCCTTACAGTTTTCTCCTGGTCTTCAAAGGCTTCTCTTGCTTCTTCTTTCGAGCAGCGCTCCTCATTGCATTCTCTTTCAATATTCCCTTTCTTCATTTCCTCCCAAAAAGAGTTAGCACGTTTTGTTCTTTCCAAGAACTtgtcagcattttctttcttgatgAATACTAGACAATTAGGGAAATGATAGGTGGCAGGTAACATGTGGTGGTGGTGAAGAGTTATTAGAAGCAAGTGAagtagaaacaaaaccaaaacagacccTTTCACCACTCTACCTGTACACAACATTACTTGTGAGGTTAGTCCTCACATGGACTGGTACATCTCAGAATATCTCAGAGAAGCCTGCCTCCAAGAATCAGCAAATCCAGGACAAACTGTAGGCCCCCAAAATTCTCTCCTACTGTTTTTAGTCTTGAAAATAATGCAGGTTGCTGCTGAGGGTTTATATTTCTGTTGCTCCTGCTCAAGACTCTAGTCGTGAACAGACTGACTCTCTCTGAAGGCCAGGGAGACTCCATTGCTTGATTTGGTTTTAAAGCTGACCACAGGCCAATACCACCACTTGCCCAGGGGCTTGTTGTGCAGAAACTAAATTCCACACGAACTCAAGACACAGTAATGTATCTACTGACAGATGGGAAAAGCGCATGCCTGAGTTCTGCTGCCCTTCACCACCCCAAATCCCACTGCACTGCCCTGGGGTCTTCCTTCTCTCTTAACAATACCTCCCAATTGCCTGTAGAAATGTTTCTGCCTTACAGATACGTGTGCAGGTAGAGCTAAGGCAACTACATTCTAAGACtcaacaaaaagcagaaataaaagaatgtCAGCTTTAGCAGGAAAGTACAGCCTGAGGTCAGTTTGTTGGGCTGCTTTAATTTTTAAGACCTATCACGGAAGTGTAAGACCTGCTGCCTTCAAGTTTAAGATGCAGGTAGCTGTTGATTTAAACTGAATGATCAGAGGCATTAAACTCAGCTCAACCACTTGGCTGTGTCAACAATAATGTTACTCTCCAGTGACTTGTACACACACTACCAGacaggaagaacagaaagaacaCTGGAGTGAATTGCCAATTACCCTGTAAAAAGCATACATTCTAGGAAAGTTTGCATAGTTTGGAATCTGGCATTTAATCATGTTCTAAACACCTggaatttaaagagaaaaaatgcttTCCAACCCCAGACTGGACTGTGGAAGACAGTGCTACAGATGCGACTTCAAGGCCAATGG
Coding sequences within:
- the F10 gene encoding coagulation factor X: MAGRRLLLLLCAALAGELRAEGGVFIKKENADKFLERTKRANSFWEEMKKGNIERECNEERCSKEEAREAFEDQEKTEEFWNIYVDGNQCSSNPCHYGGHCKDGIGSYTCSCLDGYQGKNCEFVIPKYCKINNGDCEQFCSIKKSVQKDVLCSCAQGYVLAEDGKRCVSSVKYPCGKVYVKRKKRSVFLPIDNGNVTSDQDGPPTNETTLEEDVIITTESPTIRPGNGTSGKTPYVNTRIVGGDECRLGECPWQAVLLNEEGEEFCGGTILNEIFVLTAAHCMNQSKEIKVVVGEVDREKKEQSETMHTVDKILVHSKYIAETYDNDIALIKLKEPITFSEYVIAACLPEADFANEVLMNQKSGMVSGFGREFEGGRLSKKLKVLEVPYVDRNTCKQSTNFAITENMFCAGYETEQKDACQGDSGGPHVTRYKDTYFVTGIVSWGEGCAKKGKYGVYTKLSRFLRWVRMVMRKNL